Proteins from a genomic interval of Polyodon spathula isolate WHYD16114869_AA chromosome 1, ASM1765450v1, whole genome shotgun sequence:
- the LOC121298903 gene encoding doublesex- and mab-3-related transcription factor A1-like has product MDASRPLLPSGLPGHSPLSLSVSGLQMSSLLRPPPLFLQAAAAAACNPSMERGYPRTPKCARCRNHGVVSALKGHKRFCRWRDCVCAKCTLIAERQRVMAAQVALRRQQAQEESEARDLQFMYPAAGSSEQGLPMTAATGVTRASGIATPRTSGYEVFGMGEQKGEEKTHKYDFYSGFMGHPLLLPHPGQMPSTPDKTSSPSLIREKSPSALKKAEEDASIQSPASEQLSERGGSPRSLSSSDLESGSESERPKDFPSPRLFGSSSRQRDPTDIMMKIFPHHKRDMLDYVVQNCKGDIVRAIEQVLNSKEHKDNSSGNESTVSELGNQQQSSSFALPGAGLGLGTGLGTKSAFSPLQTTPTTLGSDTNVYNLTPRLSINPLRLAYSTSGRGVTGFMSPYVTPGLMPALQFRPPMDYSFPGMIRDFSYFQNKESLCNTGLYSRVNQENQ; this is encoded by the exons ATGGATGCAAGTAGACCCCTTTTACCGTCTGGCTTGCCAGGACATTCCCCGTTGTCGCTCTCGGTCTCTGGGTTGCAGATGTCTTCTTTGCTGCGACCACCGCCTCTTTTCCTCCAAGCTGCAGCAGCTGCTGCCTGCAACCCTTCCATGGAGCGGGGCTACCCCCGTACCCCGAAGTGTGCCAGGTGTAGAAACCACGGGGTAGTCTCAGCTCTGAAGGGCCATAAGCGCTTCTGTCGCTGGAGGGACTGCGTGTGCGCCAAGTGCACCTTAATTGCCGAGAGACAGAGGGTGATGGCAGCTCAGGTTGCTCTGCGGAGGCAACAGGCGCAGGAGGAGAGCGAGGCCCGAGACCTGCAATTTATGTACCCTGCAGCTGGAAGTAGCGAGCAGGGACTGCCTATGACAGCGGCTACAGGAGTGACCAGAGCGTCAGGCATTGCGACACCAAGAACATCGGGTTACGAGGTCTTTGGAATGGGTGAGCAGAAAGGAG aAGAGAAGACACACAAATATGACTTCTACAGTGGGTTCATGGGACACCCTTTGCTTTTACCGCATCCAGGTCAGATGCCCTCTACCCCAGATAAGACATCCAGTCCAAGCCTTATCAGAGAAAAATCACCTTCTGCTTTAAAGAAGGCAGAGGAGGACGCCAGCATTCAATCACCTGCATCAGAGCAACTTTCTGAACGAGGCGGAAGTCCTAGGTCACTGTCTTCTTCAGACCTGGAATCAGGTAGTGAATCTGAAAGACCAAAAGACTTTCCATCCCCAAGGCTTTTTGGATCTTCGTCAAGGCAGAGGGATCCCACTGACATCATGATGAAAATCTTCCCTCACCATAAACGTGATATGTTGGACTATGTAGTGCAGAATTGCAAGGGTGATATAGTCCGGGCCATAGAGCAGGTATTAAATTCTAAAGAACATAAGGATAACTCCAGTGGTAACGAAAGCACAGTTTCTGAGCTGGGTAATCAGCAACAATCTTCAAGTTTTGCACTACCTGGAGCTGGTTTAGGACTTGGCACAGGGCTTGGCACAAAGTCAGCTTTCTCTCCCCTTCAAACCACCCCGACCACGCTTGGAAGTGACACCAATGTCTACAACTTAACCCCGAGACTCAGCATCAATCCGCTGCGTCTTGCATATTCAACATCTGGAAGGGGGGTAACAGGATTCATGTCTCCCTATGTAACACCGGGGCTCATGCCAGCATTGCAATTTCGCCCACCAATGGACTATTCGTTTCCAGGAATGATAAGAGACTTTTCCTACTTTCAGAACAAGGAATCCTTATGTAATACAGGACTTTACTCTAGAGTAAACCAAGAAAACCAGTGA